Proteins encoded by one window of Rubinisphaera margarita:
- a CDS encoding efflux RND transporter periplasmic adaptor subunit, with translation MRREYLTFDRAGRVTYVRPGDDGKDLREGATVKKGESLARLDDRQSQSEIDSAKAAVAEANAQLKAARAEIQQSVTQYQLAQSQFARTQRLFDQKATSRAEYDEAEANVKNSEAARDAAQTRLLSLESSVAAAEARLRQATLALEEIEITSPIDGIIAYLNVEEGYYFMQSNVKTTSEAEALQTVPIVVIDPTEFEITVNIPAFDSGLLETGLRVLIMTGGSSEADMIQTVSGTPPSDGTRTELLWTAQGEIFSVNPAVNPGGRSVQVQIRTVLGADQLRDGMFVTSWIEIQNKPDAIVAPFNAFLYEENRPYVFVIDERNIARRRAVVPGIQGLAGLEIVSGVEEGERLAIDGRHRLVDGSPVRVIETRERVQHAVSIGRITR, from the coding sequence GTGAGACGCGAATATCTGACGTTCGATCGTGCCGGCCGCGTCACATATGTCCGGCCTGGAGATGACGGCAAGGATCTTCGCGAAGGAGCAACCGTCAAGAAGGGTGAAAGCCTGGCTCGGCTTGATGACCGTCAATCTCAAAGTGAGATCGACTCCGCCAAAGCGGCAGTCGCCGAAGCGAATGCGCAACTTAAAGCCGCACGAGCAGAAATTCAGCAGTCGGTGACCCAGTACCAGCTTGCCCAGTCTCAATTCGCGCGAACTCAACGACTGTTCGACCAGAAGGCAACATCAAGAGCGGAATACGATGAAGCCGAGGCGAATGTCAAGAATTCCGAAGCGGCGCGAGATGCCGCTCAGACCAGGCTGCTCTCGCTCGAGTCGAGCGTTGCGGCAGCAGAAGCTCGCCTGCGACAGGCGACGCTGGCGCTGGAAGAGATTGAGATCACCTCACCGATTGACGGAATCATTGCCTACCTCAACGTTGAGGAGGGTTACTATTTCATGCAAAGCAACGTGAAGACGACAAGCGAAGCGGAAGCCTTGCAGACAGTGCCCATTGTGGTCATCGATCCCACGGAATTTGAAATCACCGTCAACATTCCGGCGTTCGATTCGGGACTCCTGGAAACCGGACTCCGCGTGCTGATCATGACCGGCGGAAGTTCCGAAGCCGATATGATTCAAACGGTCTCGGGAACTCCTCCCTCAGATGGGACTCGTACGGAATTGTTATGGACAGCACAGGGAGAAATCTTCTCGGTCAACCCGGCTGTCAACCCGGGTGGACGTTCCGTGCAGGTGCAGATCCGTACGGTGCTTGGAGCCGATCAGTTGCGAGACGGAATGTTCGTAACGAGCTGGATCGAAATTCAAAACAAGCCGGATGCAATCGTCGCGCCGTTCAACGCGTTTCTGTATGAAGAGAATCGTCCGTATGTCTTCGTGATTGATGAACGAAACATCGCGCGCCGTCGCGCAGTTGTTCCCGGCATCCAGGGGCTTGCCGGTCTGGAGATCGTCTCCGGGGTCGAGGAAGGCGAACGACTGGCCATCGATGGCCGACACCGGCTCGTTGATGGCAGTCCCGTCCGGGTCATCGAAACCCGGGAACGCGTCCAGCATGCTGTCTCAATCGGGAGAATTACCCGGTGA
- a CDS encoding efflux RND transporter permease subunit → MSERQIDDEFSANEHAQHDVPDEANASTLAKFFILRPVFGLLLLVLFIAWGLMAYDSLVKESMPDLEIPQATITTVWPGADPESIEQEVTEKIETSVMSMRGVKRVRSSSFDSYSIIAVEFQAEADLSESMQLLRVEVDDAFGELPREIEKPQVTQVSVDDAPILSVVLYGDVDAAVLSRTAVNLEKSMQRVEGVNEVRIGGLREEIIRIQLYSDRLAALGIPPTVIRDQIQAANKDMPWGEIESDALGATLRLFGRFRDLEDLKHLPITRIDGGRVIRLEELADVRRDLERESSRAFLSWGGEPYQRSIEMSLTKAPGSDTVEAIANARAELERLQSDSDWPHGLQYRITTDQSEKIWESLMRVFDNAWQAMLCVFVVLFFMLTWREALIAGLSIPLTFLGAMGTIWFLGYTLNEMVLIGMVLALGLLVDVFILMMEGLHDGIFVENMTFGQAALNTVKRFAVPALAGQGTTILALVPLIAITGTSGKFIRILPVTMISCLVISFIVAILIDIPVSRYLLGGLKAKDDRKTFVDRISSALSRRLYRWSLATTVCNRWIAFGWVLGTLILFAGASMLFLQLPTLMYSARDGLSMGVTVELPAGTTLDRSQECADLIGEILREKPYLESVVKLVGNKSPMARTSLGDALQPSSGSYFVGFSCTFVARELRDLPAYGYTDDLRAEVEEAVESHFPGSSVSLAADTGQPTSGDPVQLQIVGDDMDKLRELSLQVQSEISEIPGTIDARDNLGNKRLDIRLLPRREALDFYDITHDQLASQVRYAMDSQEVGRFAVDGVDEDLDIRMGTSWPSRNGHLGGPTRMDELVSMRVYRPTGETVPLMAVVEPVLQPAPLSITREDGQRSITVSSKVQGRVASEVTDELTPKLDKLSETWPAGYGYHMGGEAEEAAEAFGSAGQMMFISLFMVFGLLVLLFGSFTQPFIIMMTIPMALIGTFTGFYVADMAFSFTAMIGIISLIGIVVNDSIVMVETMNEHLRKGMSVKESAARGGADRLRPILSTSITTIIGLIPLMLSDPMWEPLCSAVIYGLMASTVLSLAIIPPLFILLTRKEPGQISAI, encoded by the coding sequence GTGAGTGAAAGACAGATAGACGATGAGTTCTCTGCGAACGAACATGCACAGCACGATGTGCCGGACGAAGCAAATGCTTCCACATTGGCGAAGTTCTTTATTCTTCGTCCCGTGTTCGGCCTGCTCCTGCTGGTTCTGTTCATTGCCTGGGGGTTGATGGCCTACGATTCTCTGGTCAAAGAATCGATGCCTGATCTGGAAATTCCTCAGGCAACGATTACTACAGTCTGGCCGGGCGCAGATCCCGAATCGATTGAGCAGGAAGTCACCGAGAAAATTGAAACCTCCGTGATGTCCATGCGGGGTGTGAAGCGCGTCCGCAGTTCCTCCTTCGATTCTTATTCGATTATCGCTGTCGAGTTTCAGGCCGAAGCCGATTTATCGGAATCCATGCAGCTGCTCCGCGTGGAAGTCGACGACGCCTTCGGGGAATTGCCACGGGAAATTGAGAAGCCACAGGTCACTCAGGTATCTGTTGATGACGCGCCGATTTTGAGTGTCGTGCTTTATGGAGATGTCGACGCAGCCGTTCTGAGCCGCACCGCAGTTAATCTTGAAAAATCGATGCAACGTGTGGAAGGCGTGAATGAAGTTCGCATCGGAGGACTCCGCGAAGAGATCATTCGAATCCAACTCTATTCAGATCGGCTGGCGGCTCTCGGTATACCGCCCACGGTGATTCGCGATCAGATTCAGGCCGCCAATAAGGACATGCCCTGGGGCGAGATCGAAAGCGATGCACTCGGCGCGACACTTCGGCTGTTCGGTCGATTTCGTGATCTCGAAGACCTGAAGCATCTTCCGATCACGCGGATCGATGGCGGACGGGTCATCCGGCTGGAAGAACTGGCCGATGTCCGCCGCGACCTGGAACGCGAATCGTCTCGAGCATTCTTGAGCTGGGGTGGAGAACCATACCAGCGCTCCATTGAAATGTCCCTGACGAAAGCGCCCGGTTCCGATACTGTCGAAGCCATTGCCAATGCCCGGGCCGAACTGGAACGACTTCAGAGCGACTCGGACTGGCCGCACGGGTTACAGTATCGGATCACGACGGACCAGTCAGAGAAAATCTGGGAATCTCTGATGCGCGTTTTTGACAATGCCTGGCAGGCAATGCTTTGCGTCTTTGTGGTGTTGTTTTTCATGCTAACGTGGCGCGAGGCGCTAATTGCCGGCTTGTCGATTCCGCTGACATTTCTGGGAGCGATGGGGACGATCTGGTTCCTGGGTTACACGCTCAACGAGATGGTTTTGATCGGAATGGTGCTTGCGCTCGGGCTGCTGGTCGATGTCTTTATTCTGATGATGGAAGGGCTGCACGATGGAATCTTTGTCGAGAATATGACCTTCGGTCAGGCCGCGCTCAATACTGTGAAACGGTTCGCGGTTCCTGCTCTGGCGGGACAGGGAACGACAATCCTGGCACTGGTCCCGCTGATAGCAATCACAGGCACATCGGGGAAATTCATCCGTATTCTTCCAGTGACGATGATCAGTTGCCTGGTCATCAGCTTCATTGTGGCAATCCTGATCGATATTCCAGTCTCGCGATACCTGTTAGGCGGACTAAAGGCGAAGGATGATCGTAAGACGTTCGTCGACCGCATCAGTTCGGCTCTCTCACGTCGGCTCTACCGTTGGAGCCTGGCGACGACGGTATGTAATCGCTGGATCGCTTTCGGATGGGTCTTAGGCACACTTATTCTGTTCGCAGGTGCGTCGATGCTGTTCCTGCAATTGCCCACGCTGATGTACTCAGCGAGAGATGGGTTGAGCATGGGCGTCACTGTGGAACTTCCGGCCGGAACTACACTCGATCGTTCTCAGGAGTGTGCCGATCTGATTGGTGAAATTCTGCGTGAGAAGCCTTATCTCGAAAGCGTCGTCAAGCTGGTGGGCAATAAGAGCCCGATGGCTAGAACATCATTGGGTGATGCTTTGCAGCCGAGTTCCGGAAGTTATTTTGTGGGCTTTTCCTGCACGTTCGTTGCTCGGGAACTCAGGGACTTACCCGCGTACGGTTACACAGATGATCTTCGCGCCGAAGTCGAAGAGGCCGTGGAGAGTCATTTCCCCGGTTCCAGCGTGAGTCTCGCTGCCGATACCGGACAACCAACATCTGGCGATCCTGTTCAACTGCAGATCGTCGGCGACGACATGGACAAGCTTCGGGAACTGTCGTTACAGGTTCAGTCGGAGATTTCGGAGATTCCAGGTACAATCGATGCACGAGATAATCTTGGCAACAAACGCCTTGATATTCGATTACTACCACGCCGCGAAGCGCTTGATTTCTACGATATCACGCATGACCAGCTGGCGAGCCAGGTTCGTTATGCGATGGATTCTCAGGAGGTCGGTCGATTTGCCGTCGATGGTGTCGATGAAGATCTCGATATCCGCATGGGAACCAGTTGGCCCAGCAGGAACGGTCACCTGGGTGGACCGACCCGCATGGATGAACTCGTTTCGATGCGAGTTTATCGCCCGACGGGGGAAACTGTTCCGCTGATGGCTGTCGTTGAACCAGTGCTCCAGCCGGCTCCGCTCTCTATAACGAGGGAAGATGGTCAGCGATCGATCACCGTTTCAAGCAAAGTGCAAGGCAGGGTTGCTTCGGAAGTTACGGATGAACTCACACCGAAACTCGACAAGCTTTCTGAAACCTGGCCGGCTGGGTACGGGTACCATATGGGAGGAGAGGCCGAGGAAGCTGCGGAGGCGTTCGGCTCTGCTGGACAGATGATGTTTATCTCCCTCTTCATGGTTTTCGGTCTCCTCGTGCTGCTGTTCGGCAGCTTCACGCAGCCGTTTATCATCATGATGACGATCCCGATGGCGTTGATTGGAACCTTTACCGGTTTCTATGTTGCTGACATGGCGTTCTCCTTCACCGCGATGATTGGAATCATTTCTCTGATTGGAATCGTGGTCAACGATTCCATCGTGATGGTCGAGACCATGAACGAGCACCTGCGAAAGGGAATGAGCGTGAAAGAATCCGCCGCCCGTGGTGGCGCTGATCGTCTGCGGCCCATTCTCAGCACAAGTATCACAACGATCATTGGCCTCATTCCGCTCATGCTGAGTGACCCGATGTGGGAGCCGCTGTGTAGCGCTGTGATTTACGGTTTGATGGCTTCAACGGTTCTATCGCTGGCGATCATTCCTCCTTTGTTCATTCTGTTGACTCGCAAAGAGCCAGGACAGATCTCAGCCATCTAG
- a CDS encoding carbon storage regulator translates to MLVLTTKPGDSIMISDDIRLTLTRTAGNRIEIGIEAPRRIGVERMEVRSRNDAGLEILPVRSPG, encoded by the coding sequence ATGCTCGTACTGACAACGAAACCAGGAGATTCGATCATGATTTCTGACGACATCCGTCTGACTCTGACGAGAACCGCCGGGAACCGAATTGAGATTGGAATCGAGGCGCCGCGGAGGATCGGAGTCGAACGCATGGAAGTTCGCTCTCGGAATGATGCCGGGTTGGAGATTCTCCCTGTCCGATCTCCAGGCTAG
- a CDS encoding SpoIIAA family protein has protein sequence MITTTTSPSTNIIEMDIAGEVTAEELAAAMDLLRKSIEEHGSVRLLKRIQADKLPKFPMSKIWDDVKFSYQHLGQITHAAVVTDHRGAATMTSMMNPLFKMKMKCFPNSDIDEAREWLATADTNAQASAE, from the coding sequence ATGATTACGACGACGACCTCTCCAAGTACAAATATCATCGAAATGGATATCGCCGGAGAAGTGACCGCTGAAGAACTCGCAGCGGCCATGGATCTTCTCCGAAAGAGTATCGAAGAGCACGGATCGGTCCGACTTCTGAAGAGAATCCAGGCGGACAAACTTCCGAAATTTCCAATGTCGAAGATCTGGGATGACGTCAAGTTCAGCTATCAACATCTTGGCCAAATCACTCACGCAGCCGTCGTCACCGATCATAGAGGGGCCGCGACAATGACCAGCATGATGAATCCACTGTTTAAGATGAAGATGAAGTGCTTCCCCAATTCGGACATCGACGAGGCCCGAGAGTGGCTTGCGACAGCAGACACAAATGCTCAAGCATCCGCCGAATAG
- a CDS encoding cytochrome P450, with protein MASATDKRTGEIDFLRHFARPLPLAVITELLGLPEEDREKFARWASSFTSIEGTFGLLKILPGVRKLTGYLKERFEICRQHPEPDMISALVAAEQEGERLSEDELLATVFLLLIAGHETTVHLLSLGLLTLLQHPEQKTALMADWSKSRPAVDEILRQATPIQMTKPRYVARDIEICGHPFFRGDVIVPLLAAANSDPKAFSEPEEFRIDRDSRKHVAFGSGPHVCLGLKLARVEAEIAFEQLLTTYPNLELAIPEKHLQWYERPGARAMKEMPIRLNQVAHPLIKEQVHVA; from the coding sequence ATGGCGAGTGCGACGGACAAGCGGACCGGGGAGATTGATTTTCTGAGGCATTTTGCGAGGCCTCTCCCACTGGCCGTGATCACTGAATTGCTCGGTCTACCCGAGGAAGATCGAGAGAAGTTTGCTCGTTGGGCTTCCAGCTTTACGTCAATCGAAGGAACCTTCGGTCTTCTGAAGATCCTTCCCGGGGTTCGCAAGCTCACTGGATATCTGAAAGAACGGTTTGAGATCTGTCGTCAGCATCCGGAGCCGGACATGATCTCGGCACTCGTAGCTGCCGAACAGGAAGGCGAGCGGTTGAGTGAGGACGAACTGCTGGCGACTGTGTTTCTTTTACTCATCGCTGGTCATGAAACCACAGTGCATCTGCTGAGCTTGGGGTTACTGACACTGTTACAGCATCCTGAGCAGAAGACCGCTCTCATGGCCGACTGGTCAAAATCTCGGCCCGCTGTCGATGAAATCCTCCGTCAAGCGACTCCAATCCAGATGACCAAACCTCGGTACGTGGCCCGCGACATCGAAATCTGTGGGCATCCATTCTTTCGGGGAGATGTCATCGTCCCTCTTCTCGCTGCTGCCAATTCTGACCCGAAAGCGTTTTCCGAGCCGGAAGAGTTCCGTATTGATCGAGATTCCCGTAAGCATGTCGCTTTTGGTTCCGGACCACATGTATGCCTGGGATTGAAGCTTGCCCGAGTGGAAGCGGAAATTGCATTTGAACAACTATTAACAACATATCCCAACCTGGAGTTGGCGATCCCTGAGAAGCACCTTCAATGGTACGAGCGGCCGGGAGCTCGGGCGATGAAGGAGATGCCGATCCGACTGAATCAGGTGGCCCACCCTTTGATCAAGGAGCAAGTTCATGTGGCCTGA
- a CDS encoding DUF6268 family outer membrane beta-barrel protein, which produces MRGTWIGASGEDGLGVTDLSLSTSFSMPGPDMKSFISISPGLNVQYLDGPEGVPLPSEVFNASLTFSWMKPINERMTFVAGVSPGYASDLNAGGSDAFRLVAFGSLIWQTTETTKWTLGVAATGREDIPILPAAGVIWTPTPDWQIDIGAPRPRVARRIAARGTQGDDWIYAAGEFGGGTWAVDRGGVEDELTIRDFRLVLGWERKGKETLNPRFEMGYVFGRKIEYESDDYDFSPGDSLMLRTGITF; this is translated from the coding sequence ATGAGAGGAACCTGGATCGGGGCAAGCGGAGAAGATGGACTCGGCGTGACAGATCTCAGTCTGTCGACGAGCTTTTCCATGCCTGGCCCGGATATGAAATCTTTCATCAGTATTTCGCCGGGCTTGAACGTGCAATACCTCGATGGACCAGAGGGGGTTCCTCTTCCCTCAGAAGTATTCAATGCCTCGCTGACCTTCTCCTGGATGAAACCGATCAATGAGAGAATGACTTTTGTCGCGGGTGTCTCACCTGGTTACGCGAGTGACCTGAACGCCGGCGGCTCCGACGCGTTCCGGCTCGTGGCCTTCGGAAGTTTGATCTGGCAAACCACCGAGACCACAAAATGGACATTGGGAGTCGCAGCCACGGGGCGGGAAGATATTCCGATCCTGCCAGCCGCGGGCGTCATCTGGACTCCAACTCCGGATTGGCAGATTGACATCGGCGCGCCTCGGCCACGAGTCGCTCGTCGAATCGCGGCTCGCGGGACACAAGGTGACGACTGGATCTACGCAGCGGGTGAGTTTGGCGGCGGCACCTGGGCCGTTGATCGAGGTGGGGTGGAGGACGAGTTGACGATTCGTGACTTTCGGCTCGTGCTGGGCTGGGAACGTAAAGGGAAGGAAACTTTGAATCCCCGATTTGAAATGGGGTATGTCTTCGGACGCAAAATCGAGTATGAGTCTGATGACTATGACTTTTCACCGGGCGATAGCTTGATGCTTCGGACCGGGATTACCTTCTAA
- a CDS encoding esterase/lipase family protein → MRHSASVPRLENPLAAYASWGWTGFRRPAESSGHGLVPLRPYEPGKIPVVFIHGLLSTPGTWEEMTTALYSDQRIAEGYQFWVFQYSTGTSFLESANDLRQELREVVSKLDPDGHDPALQQMVLVGHSMGGLLTKLLVSSSDNCLWDAISAEPFEYVSADEETKSEIEAVMFFEPLPFVRRAVYLATPHRGSTWADRSMGRFARSLIAFPDSVHSRYQKLMSNNSGLLRQSSQTIPTSLDHLKPNDPIMIALQGITTSPDVAAHSIIGIGHSTNGHDGDGTVELTSARIEGTTSELFIAAGHTKIHKTPQASAEVRMILHQHLHQTDLTNAR, encoded by the coding sequence ATGCGGCATTCCGCGAGTGTACCGCGACTGGAAAATCCTCTCGCAGCCTACGCTTCGTGGGGGTGGACAGGATTTCGTCGACCAGCCGAGAGTTCGGGGCATGGTCTCGTACCCCTGCGGCCGTACGAGCCCGGAAAGATTCCAGTCGTCTTTATCCACGGTCTGCTGTCTACGCCTGGCACGTGGGAAGAAATGACGACCGCCCTGTATTCTGATCAACGGATCGCCGAAGGCTATCAATTCTGGGTCTTTCAATACTCGACCGGCACTTCGTTTCTGGAATCGGCGAATGATCTTCGCCAGGAACTCCGAGAAGTTGTCAGCAAGCTCGATCCCGATGGCCACGATCCCGCTTTACAGCAAATGGTCCTGGTCGGACATAGCATGGGCGGACTGCTGACGAAATTGCTCGTCTCGTCCAGTGACAACTGTTTGTGGGATGCGATTTCGGCAGAACCGTTTGAGTATGTCTCAGCGGATGAGGAAACCAAAAGCGAGATCGAAGCCGTGATGTTCTTTGAACCGTTGCCGTTTGTTCGCCGCGCTGTCTACCTCGCGACTCCGCATCGTGGGTCCACCTGGGCTGACCGCTCAATGGGACGTTTCGCACGAAGCCTGATTGCCTTCCCAGATTCCGTTCATAGTCGCTATCAGAAGTTGATGAGCAACAACTCCGGATTGCTCAGACAGAGTTCGCAGACGATTCCCACCAGCCTCGATCATCTCAAGCCGAATGATCCCATCATGATCGCTCTGCAGGGAATAACGACTTCCCCAGATGTGGCAGCGCATTCCATTATCGGGATAGGCCATAGTACCAACGGACACGACGGGGATGGAACGGTCGAATTAACGAGCGCCCGCATCGAAGGCACCACTTCCGAACTGTTCATCGCCGCAGGTCACACCAAAATCCACAAGACGCCGCAGGCGTCCGCAGAGGTTCGCATGATTCTGCATCAGCATTTGCATCAGACGGATTTGACGAACGCCCGTTGA
- a CDS encoding Spy/CpxP family protein refolding chaperone, producing the protein MTRFFGLLLLVTLLWMGPSIAAGQENSGQSSSATLAESLPPKIQQIQKEFPAWLQKTDNKEAAGLMQKLGEQMKAKKFEEAEKTADSILKIMGVNAPPAGPNGANKSATSPAASSSEETTERLTAKVERIKAGTQKWAANGRDPAEIAKTMHEKFQPLMQSGRIIEAEAVLDNLLKQLGMDESTSAATPADEASAEERTLTRVHAIQKALPGWGEKTGRKEESDAMMQILREQLADMNFVEAEKTADKILAMLGVSIAPVAQAERPATAGEPKQSDDPFSTFIPQKLVLLASDRISLTPKQREVLFAQLDSTRARLEELTAARERESTALLALTSQDRLDEKAVLAQFDRQLDVEREAKLLQVAQGIMIQNLLTAEQRAMLREMMKNPVAVTKLEQEFKNRISAKVERVQAGAQMWARGGRDPSSIAEAMEQNVRPLLDSGRVFEAEAELDRVLELINKDSK; encoded by the coding sequence ATGACTCGTTTTTTTGGGTTGCTGCTTCTGGTCACACTTCTCTGGATGGGTCCTTCAATTGCCGCCGGACAAGAGAACAGCGGGCAGTCCAGTTCCGCGACGCTCGCTGAGAGTTTGCCTCCCAAGATTCAACAGATTCAAAAGGAGTTCCCCGCCTGGCTTCAGAAAACCGACAACAAAGAGGCGGCAGGACTCATGCAAAAGCTGGGCGAGCAGATGAAAGCGAAGAAGTTTGAAGAAGCTGAGAAGACGGCGGATTCCATTCTGAAGATTATGGGTGTGAACGCGCCACCCGCCGGCCCGAACGGTGCAAACAAATCAGCGACGTCGCCCGCAGCCAGTTCATCGGAAGAAACGACCGAACGCCTGACCGCGAAAGTCGAACGCATAAAGGCCGGAACTCAGAAATGGGCAGCCAATGGCCGCGATCCCGCGGAAATCGCCAAGACCATGCATGAGAAGTTTCAACCTCTGATGCAATCAGGCAGGATCATCGAGGCAGAGGCGGTGTTGGATAATCTACTCAAACAGTTGGGCATGGACGAAAGCACATCCGCTGCGACGCCAGCCGATGAAGCATCTGCGGAAGAGCGAACGCTGACAAGAGTTCATGCGATTCAGAAGGCTCTTCCAGGCTGGGGTGAGAAAACCGGCAGAAAGGAAGAGTCGGATGCAATGATGCAGATATTGAGGGAGCAACTGGCGGATATGAATTTCGTCGAAGCCGAGAAGACGGCAGATAAAATCCTGGCAATGTTGGGCGTGAGTATCGCTCCTGTCGCACAAGCTGAACGGCCTGCGACTGCAGGGGAACCAAAGCAGTCGGACGACCCGTTTTCGACATTCATTCCCCAGAAGCTTGTTTTGCTTGCCAGTGATCGCATCTCGCTGACACCGAAACAGCGTGAAGTTCTGTTCGCTCAGCTCGATTCGACTCGAGCGAGACTGGAAGAACTCACGGCCGCGAGGGAACGCGAGTCGACGGCACTTTTGGCTTTGACTTCACAGGATCGCCTGGACGAAAAGGCGGTACTCGCCCAGTTTGATCGGCAGTTGGATGTTGAACGTGAGGCCAAGCTGCTTCAGGTCGCTCAGGGAATCATGATCCAAAACTTATTGACAGCGGAACAGCGTGCCATGCTGCGTGAAATGATGAAGAATCCCGTTGCGGTCACTAAGCTTGAGCAGGAATTTAAAAACCGTATCTCCGCGAAGGTGGAACGTGTCCAGGCGGGAGCCCAGATGTGGGCACGAGGCGGTCGCGATCCCTCATCCATTGCGGAGGCGATGGAACAAAACGTCCGACCGCTCCTGGATTCAGGACGAGTCTTTGAAGCCGAAGCAGAGCTCGATCGAGTGCTAGAACTCATCAATAAGGATTCAAAATGA
- a CDS encoding DUF1501 domain-containing protein, which produces MTGLNRFITRRDLLCRSGMGIGALALSGVIQDASGSESAVIDAVSPLTPRQPHFPGRAKRVIHLFLSGGPSHVDTFDPKPALDKYHGQPLPESIHLITERRTGTVMRSPYKFQRYGQSGIEVSEIFPHIGESIDDVAVIRSMQADVPNHIPSILLMNCGDSRLIRPSLGSWVTYGLGSENQNLPGFVAMRPGGYPGNGGTQNWRAGFLPGAFQGTYIDTRHTQIEKLIENTVNQRISSLEQNRQLGLLRELNEFHRGDRNADPQIDARIQSFELASRMQLEATDAFDISQEPESIHRMYGDGSEARQILIARRLVERGVRFVQAWVGSDWDHHQNLEQSHRAMAKKCDQAIGALLKDLKQRGMLQDTLVIWGGEFGRTPTVEVPMGLPNNLYGNGRDHNHHGFTTWLAGGGVKGGYVHGATDEFGFQAVDQKVHVHDLHATILHLLGFDHTRLTYRHASRDFRLTDVYGEVVNELLA; this is translated from the coding sequence ATGACTGGATTGAATCGATTCATAACCCGCCGGGATTTGCTCTGTCGCAGCGGGATGGGCATCGGTGCACTGGCCCTGTCCGGTGTGATTCAGGATGCCAGTGGAAGCGAATCAGCTGTGATCGATGCCGTTTCCCCTTTGACCCCACGGCAACCTCACTTTCCCGGGAGGGCCAAACGAGTCATTCATCTGTTCCTCAGTGGCGGACCGTCGCATGTCGACACCTTTGATCCTAAACCAGCACTCGACAAGTATCATGGTCAGCCACTTCCCGAGAGTATCCACCTCATCACGGAACGACGGACCGGGACCGTGATGCGGTCACCTTACAAGTTTCAACGCTATGGTCAGAGTGGAATTGAAGTCAGTGAGATTTTCCCTCACATCGGCGAAAGCATTGACGACGTCGCCGTGATCCGTTCGATGCAGGCTGACGTCCCGAACCATATCCCGTCGATCCTGCTGATGAATTGTGGAGACTCGCGACTCATTCGGCCGAGTCTTGGATCATGGGTAACTTACGGTCTGGGAAGTGAGAATCAAAACCTTCCTGGGTTTGTCGCGATGCGTCCGGGAGGATATCCAGGCAACGGGGGAACTCAGAACTGGCGTGCCGGGTTCCTTCCGGGGGCCTTTCAAGGAACGTACATTGATACTCGGCACACTCAGATCGAGAAACTGATCGAGAATACGGTCAATCAACGGATTTCGAGCCTGGAGCAAAATCGTCAACTCGGGCTGCTGCGCGAACTCAATGAATTTCACCGCGGCGATCGAAACGCGGACCCGCAGATCGACGCACGCATTCAGTCCTTTGAATTAGCGTCGCGGATGCAATTGGAAGCCACGGACGCGTTTGATATCAGCCAGGAACCCGAATCGATCCACCGCATGTACGGAGATGGCAGCGAGGCGCGACAGATTCTGATCGCCCGGCGACTTGTGGAACGGGGCGTTCGCTTCGTGCAGGCGTGGGTCGGCAGCGATTGGGACCATCACCAGAATCTGGAACAAAGTCATCGCGCGATGGCCAAGAAATGTGATCAGGCCATTGGTGCGTTGCTGAAGGATCTCAAGCAGCGCGGTATGCTGCAAGATACGCTCGTGATCTGGGGCGGTGAATTCGGACGCACGCCCACAGTCGAGGTCCCGATGGGACTGCCCAATAATCTGTATGGAAACGGCCGCGATCACAATCACCATGGTTTTACAACCTGGTTGGCCGGCGGCGGCGTTAAAGGCGGATATGTCCACGGGGCGACCGACGAGTTCGGCTTCCAGGCTGTTGATCAAAAAGTGCACGTCCACGACCTTCACGCCACGATTCTTCACTTGCTCGGCTTCGATCACACGCGGTTAACCTATCGCCATGCCAGCCGTGATTTCCGCCTCACTGATGTGTATGGCGAAGTGGTCAACGAATTGCTTGCCTGA